aaatccaagataatattttaaagacttggtcttcacttgtttaaattaatttattttttttactttgtttcttataactttcagaaagaaattTTTAGAGgaaatatacaaccttaaaaaagattttaggatttttaaacacatacatttttaccttttaaattccttcctcttctttcctgacaatttaaatcaatgttcaagtaaatgtatttttttttatagtaaagaataataaatacattttaatttaattcttcattttagcttctgttttttcgacaaagaatatttgtgaaatatttattgaaacttattatgattaaaattcaaaaacaattttctggaaaatctgttgaatcaaatttaaatcgtatttccaagtccttttaatttattttaaaatttttgttctggaaaatctagaagaaataatgatttgtctttgttagaaatatagcttggtccaatttgttatatattctaacaaagtgcagattggattttaacctatttaaaaacagGTCAtccaaattttaaaattaatcttaatcaggaaaaataaatTATTCAATAGATTCGACTTAGctagtttttcatttttttccctgtttttttcctcttttaaaccgttcaattaagtgtttttttcatcatttattctctacaaaaaaccttaggtaaaaggaaaaaaaaggttaCGATGGAATGAAAGACAGGAATacccaatttttttatatatatagatgtatttattaaaggtaaatttagcaaattggctatttctggcaatttatttaagtgtgtatcaaactggtagccctttgcattaaaggcctactgaaatgagatgttcttatttaaacggggatagcaggtccttgatcatttcgtgatattgccataattttgctgaaaggatttagtagagaacatccacgataaagtatgcaactttcggtgctaagagaaaagccctgcctctaccggaagtcgcagacgatgacgtcacatgctgatggctcctcacatattcacattttttttaatgggagcctccaacaaaaaagtgctattcggaacgagaaaacgacaatttccccattaatttgagcgaggatgatagattcgtgtttgaggatattgatagcgacggactaggagaaaaaaaaaaacatgattgcattgggacggattccgatgtttttagacacatttactaggttaattctgggaaatcgtttatctttctattgtgttgctagtgttttagtgagttaaacagtacctgatagttggaagggtctccggtaagaactgactttttaaccagaattttctcaccgaaacctgctggttgacattcggtagggatccatgtttgcttgaccgtgctctgatccataggaaaatttcacctctaggaattttaaacaaggaatcaccgtgtgtttgtgtggctaaaggctaaagcttcccaactccatcttgccctcccggtaaaagttcgagatgccacctcagtagaagcatttaagtctcaccttaaaactcatttgtatactctagcctttaaatagactccctttttagaccagttgatctgccgtttcttttctttttctcctatgttccactctcccttgtggagggagtccggtccgatccggtggccatgtactgctcgcctgtgtatcggctggggacatctctgcgctgctgatccgcctccgcttgggatggtttcctgctggctccgctgtgaacgggactctcgctgctgtgttggatccgctttgaactggactcttgcgactgtgttggatccattatggactgaactttcacagtatcatgttagacccgctcgacatccattgctttcctcctctccaaggttctcatagtcatcattgtcaccgacgtcccactgggtgtgagttttccttgcccttatgtgggcctaccgaggatgtcgtagtggtttgtgcagccctttgagacactagtgatttagggctatataagtaaacattgattgattgattgatactgtgacttctccaatattaattgaacaaattgcaaaagattcagcaacacagctgtccaaaatactgtataattatgccgttaaagcagacgacttttagctgtgtgtgtgcgcagcgctcatacttcctaaaaacctgtgacgtcttgcgtacacatcattacacgacgtttcgaggACAaagctcccgggaaatttaaaattgtaatttagtaaactaaaaaggcatgtgttgcaatgttaatatttcatcattgatatataaactatcagactgcgtggtgggtagtagtgggtttcagtaggcctttaatcagtacccaagaagtagctcttggtttcaaaatccgcttagtctataaaatccgctacatgtcaaattacttccataaccacaacaccagggggagctccacaaaccacgttaaacccagatttcgatctaacaaaggtcttaactcattctctttctatgccacatcaatgtggaatgcactcccaacaggtgtaaaagtaagtgcatctctatattccttcaaaaccgctctaaaacaacacctccaggcaacttcaacactttactaataccctcctccattcacatcccatctccccggattataaacaactcaaatgtacttctaatgtatatacttgttcttatgctatgtgaactcactatgttctctgctggctgtacatatcctactaaataagacctacactgttacatccatccatttattaccgcatagtcccttttggggtcgcggggggcgctggctcctatctcagctacaatcgggcggaaggcggggcacaccctggacaagtagccatctcatcgcagggccaacacagatagacaaacaacattcacactcacattcacacactagggccaatttagtgttgccaatcaacctatccccaggtgcatgtctttggaagtgggaggaagccggagtacccggagggaacccacgcattcacggggagaacatgcaaactccacacagaaagatcccgagcctggatttgaacccaggactgcaggaacttcgtattgtgaggcagacgcactaacccctctgccaccgtgaagccccttctccaatattaattgaacaaattgcaaaagattcagcaacacagatgtccaaaatactgtataattatgccgttaaagcggacgacttttagctgtgtgtgtgcgcagcgctcatacttcctaaaaacctgtgacgtcttgcgtacacatcattacacgacgtttcgaggACGaagctcccgggaaatttaaaattgtaatttagtaaactaaaaaggcatgggttgcaatgttaatatttcatcattgatatataaactatcagactccgtggtgggtagtagtgggtttcagtaggcctttaatcagtacccaagcagtagctcttggtttcaaaatccgcttagtctataaaatccgctacatgtcaaattacttccttaacgtaaatgaccaccataaccacaacaccagggggagctccacaaaccacgttaaacccagattttgatctaacaaaggtcttaactcattctctttctatgccacatcaatgtggaatgcactcccaacaggtataaaagtaagtgcatctctatattccttcaaaaccgctctaaaacaacacctccaggcaacttcaacactttactaataccctcctccattcacatcccatctccccggattataaacaactcaaatgtacttctaatgtatatacttgttcttatgctatctgaactcactatgttctctgctggctgtacatatcctactaaataagacctacactgtttcaatgtccacatttctctgttgatgcaattgttgatgactgaaattctgatatcaaccaaagctcctcatcccaccccccggattgtaaataatgtaaataattcaatgtacatactatgatgattaacttgtgtgatgactgtattatgttgatagtatatatttgtaccatgaattgattaacgtggaccccgacttaaacaagttgaaaaacttattcgggtgttaccatttagtggtcaattgtacggaatatgtactgtactgtgcaatctactaataaaagtatcaaaacaaatcaaaatcaaaaaggttggtgacccctgctatagtctGAACAAGTGCAATGCAGTATAAAGACCAGTAGGGAGCAGCAATTCACCTCACAGATGAGATTCTTCCGAGCACCGGATGCTTCAATTGCTTTGACCTGCTTTTCTGTTCCCAACCCGGAAGTTGTTTCTCCCGCCGTGACTCGTCGTCTCTGCCttcgtaaataaacatttaaagaaaATGAACGAAGTACACAACGGTGAGCTTTCGAATCCCATTTCAGTTCATAATTTCTCCGAGAGGATCCTGGAGCAGACGGTCCACTTTCACATCATGAAGCTCAGCGGCGCCTTTTTTCTGTGGATTGGTTCGAGCCCACTTTTGTCCAACTTGGCGGTTTCAATGAGCAGCAAATACGTGAGGAAACACGTTGGTTGTTTttgacgttttttttgttttgtttttgaatgacGACGACGTTCCGAGAGGCCGTCACACAAGCTATGCATGTGTTGCCTTTGATTTGCTATTTAAGGAAATACCAAATGACCGTTTGATGATAACTATTGTGTGTTCTCCTTTATCGCCAAACTACATTATATTACGAAGTATAGATTTTACAGGGCATCCATGGAAAGTTGTATTCGAATTTGTATTATGCTAtatgcgtttttttttaacaatgtacaCCATTTAAAACTCCttaaggacatccatccatccatccattctaccgcttattccgtttcggggtcgcggggggcgctggcgcctatctcagctacaatcgggcggaaggcggggtacaccctggacaagtcgccacctcaacacagatagacagacaacattcacactcacattcacacactagggccaatttagtgttgccaataaacctatccccaggtgcatgttattggaagtgggaggaagccggagtacccggagggaacccacgcagtcacggggagaacatgcaaactccacacagaaagatcccgagcctggatttgaacccaggactgcaggaccttcgtattgtgaggcagactcactaacccctctcccaccatgAAGGACatattgtttgatatttattttttaaatgtatttcaaatTCCATTGCAAAACATAATTTTCACTACAAATTGACGATAAAAGCACATCATTTTCACTAGTgacagtgaattatatttatatagcgcttttctcaagtgactcaaagcgctttacatcgtgacacccaatatctaagttacatttaaaccagtgtgggtggaactgggagcaggtgggtaaagtgtcttgcccaaggacacaacggcagtaactaggatggcacaagcgggaatcgaacctgcaactctcaagttgctggcacggccactctaccaaccgagcgatgCCGCGCTACAAATTGAGGACAAAAGGAAGAATGCCAGCGaattgcagggtttcccacacattcatttatttgtggcggcctgccacaaaataattacggccgccacaaaaaaataaaatatatatttattttattttggcttttgactcgctcgaccgctcataaaagcaatgggactctgtctgtgaatggagcttgtagttacatattatataaatatgtaaatattatataaatatgtacataaagtgttgtaattatattccaactccgccgCCGCCCGACATCACCACCAccaatagatgcctgacctgtgggaaacactgaattgCCACTTAAGTTTAccattaaatataattttaaaggcctactgaaatgagattttcttatttaaacggggatagcaggtccattctatgtgtcatacttgatcatttcgcgatattgccatatttttgctgaaaggatttagtagagaacatcgacaataaagtttgcaacttttggtcgctaataaaaaagccttgcccgaCATCACCACCactaatagatgcctgacctgtgggaaacactgaattgCCACTTAAGGTTACCATTAAATATAATctgaaagtcctactgaaatgagattttcttatttaaacggggataacaggtccattctatgtgtcatacttgatcatttcgcgatatcgccatatttttgctgaaaggatttagtagagaacatcgacgataaagttcacaacttttggtcgctaataaaaaagcctcgcctgttccggaagtggcagacgatgtgcgcgtgacgtcaccggttgtaaaGCTCCTttcattctcacattgtttacaatcagccaccagcagctagagcgattcggaccgacaaagcgacattttccccattaatttgagcgaggatgaaagatttgtggatgaggatattgacagtgaaggactggaagaagaaaaaagacgagggcagtgggagcgattcagatgttattggacacattaactaggataattctggaaaatcccttatctgcttattgtgttactagtgttttagtgagattatactgtcgtacctgaaagtcggaggggtgtggtgaccgccagtgtctctgagggaagccatggagtagccaagaaagtcgcagctgcctctttgacagctgcaggagaaacaacacaagctccgctcatgtttacggtaagagccgacttattaccacaattttctcactgaaacctgccggttgacatgtggtcgggaaccatgttcgcttgaccgctctgttccatattaaagcttcacaacaaataaagaaacaccggctgtgtttgtgttgctacagccggctgcaatacaccgctttccaccaacatttttcttctttgtagtctccattattaattgaacgaattgccagagattcagcaacacagatgtccagaatactgtgtaattaagcgattaaattggacaacttttagccgtgagtggtgctgggataaaatttccgctacaaccaataacgtcagaagcacacgtcatcatacgcgtcagcattccgcaacgttttcaacaggacactttgcgggaaatttaaaattgcaatttagtaaactaaaccagccgacttggcatgtgttgcaatgttaagatttcatcattgatgtataaactatcggactgcgtggtcggtagtattgggtttcagtaggcctttaatgttttaatagtgttaaACTTAGACGAACTTTAATTATCCACAAGGGAAACTTCCAccaagtagctcagttacaaggatggaaagtgtaaggatggaaaggacaatgcaggtataaatagactaaatatagcgatataaaatgtaacatatatacttaatatttacataatatatgtacagtatattatctATACTGGtatattatattatgtctatatcatatatacaatatataacaattactatgtacaatattacagtatatgtgacagctgcagcataaaatagagataCAATTGAGGATGAAAGGAAGCATGCTAGCGAATTGCcacttaatgttgtcattaaatataattttaagCCAATTAATCAATTTTAATGCTTTAATagtgttagacttagacaaactttaattatCCAcgggggaaattgttccacacagtagctcagttacaaggatggaaagtgtaaggatgtaaaggacaatgcaggtataaatagactaaatatagcgatataaaatataacatatgtacgtaatagttacataatatatgtacaatatattatatatactgatatattttgTCTATATCataattaccatgtacaatactacactatatgtgacagctgcagcataaaatatagATAAAATTGAGGATGAAAGGAAGCATGCTAGCGAATTGCcacttaatgttgtcattaaatataattttaagGCAATTAATCAATTGTAATGCTTTAAtagtgttagacttagacttaaacttcgatttagacaaactttaattatccacaagggaaattgttccacacagtagctcagttacaatgatgtaaagtgtaaggatggaaaggacaatgcagcaatataaaatataacatatataagtaatattacataatttatgtacagtatagtttatatactgatatattatattatgtaatccggcttcctccctcctccaaaaacatgcagctagggataggttgatctgcaacactaaatggtccctagtgtgtgaatatgagtgtgaatgttttctgtctatctttgttggccctgcgatgaggtggcgacttgtccagggtgccttccgcccgaatgcagctgacataggctccagcagcccccgcaaccccgaaagggacaagcggtagaaaatggatggatttctgtatcatgtatacaatatataacaattgccacgtacaatattacagtatatatgacagctgcagcaaaaaatagagtatatccagcagaaaatagacattattaACAAAGAtaagtagctaacatagaaggcgTCAGGTTATAGacggatatcatctattgctgtatggcgagtgattatacagctggatggagtgcggaatgaaggagttcttgaaacgaacactgtgggaacgaatctgaaggagcctgttggagtatgaagtCCGCTGTCCCGCAATTGTCTGGTGAAGTGGGTGGGCAgggttgtccatgatggccagcagtttgtccattgttctcctgtccctcactgacacaaacgcctccaactgcctGCCAATAGTTTGGGCGGCTTTCCGGATtagtttgtcaatccggtttgagtcccttttgctggtgctgctcccccaacaaacaaGCATTTTACTATCATCCATGCATAcatttctgcttatccgaggtcaggtctcggggggagcagcctaagcagggaagcccagacttccctctccccagccgaggtgttcccaggccagccgggagacatagtcttcccaacatgtccttggcttccctgtggcctcccatcggtcggacgtgccctagggaggcgttcgggtggcatcctgaccagatgccggaaccacctcatccggctcctctcgatgtggaggaacagcggctttactttgagctcctcccggatgggagAGGCCTGCGACCCGGCGgcggaaactaattttggccgcttgtacccgtgatcttgtcctttcggtcataacccatagGTCATGACCATAGCTGAGGATGGGATTGTAGaatgaccggtaaattgagagctttgccttccggctcatctccttctccaccacaacagatcaatacagcatccgcattactgaagacgccgcaccgatatcACAATCCACTCTTAATGTTACTAATCACGTTCAAATTGTTCTCACTGTATCTCTTCAATTAATATAAATCTATTTACATAATACATTAAATGGAAATTTGTAATTTGCCACTCGGTAAATGTGTTACTTAGTTACtaagtaattattattatcattattattattattattccttgtaaaataaatacattttccacAAACACCCGATTTTAAGTGTTTTAGAATAAACCCAAACGTGTTTAATGTTTTCAATTTGATCCGTAGTACAGCACACATCAAAAGAGTCTGGGATTTTATGGGGTAAATAAAATACATCATGCCCTATAACCGATTCTATTTTTTGGATTACATATTCAGATGTAGTATATCCAGCTATTAAAATATAAAGTGAATTGTAAATTACAATGATACAGATTATACATTTGCATTGCACACATTTAAGTGATATACATAAAGTTTATGAGCTGATAACTTAACCTGTTTATTATTGTATGGGCAAATTACAAAAATGTGTCCACAGAAGAGGCATCTTTTCTAAAAGTGTTGAACATTATAATTGTCTACTACTATCTGTATCAAAAAATGAAATGCACAACATTGATATCAAGTTTGATTGAGTCCAACTTAAACGTGTCTGTCTTTTCTACAGGACTCCATGCCATTATCGACATTAGTGATGGGGGACCCTTCCAACACGGCTCCAAATTCTTTGGCACAGAGATTAGGTATTGTTGGGTgctttattgttttatttaactaCACAGGGAAGCTACACAGTGGAATGTCCAAAGTTGACCTTTATCAGTTCCATAACACAGGTCAACTTCTTATTTATCAATGTAGTTTAAAGATTATTTCTTTCCTATAGGGATCAAttgtaaaattaaataaataaaacagttcCAGTGTTACTGTCACTTCACCCAAAAAATGTTACCTAGACCAGTAATGGttttgatcattttttttttaaacagtactaACCATCAAGAATTTTACCGCTGTTTATAATTAATACCAGTAGATGTTACAACTAATTAATGCAGCCTAAGTAGGTGTTAGAACGAGACATGTTAGTAGCGTTCTTTTCTACagctaaattaccgtattttgtgGACTATAAGGCATTTTTTTTGTtcttcaaaactcgacagtgcacctgaTTACCCGGTGCccataatgtacggaataattctggttttgcttaccgacctcaaagatattttatttggtacttggtgtaatgataggtgtgacgagtagatggcagtcatacataggagatacgtgtaaactgcaatatgatggcagtcacacacaagagataggtgtagactgcaatatgactcaagtgaacaacagcaacattttatatgttccgttgaaaatatagaacattacacacggcactcaaaaatctatcaaaatgttttagtacgactttggtaagctataaagccgcACATCTTGATGGATTATACTGtgtttcaacatacgagtattcttgtgtgtgtgtgtgtataaggtaagacatacaatattatttggcgttttgttttgcaatattatgcaaaagcaacttttcttaccttcttgtacctgctgatctgtatttgggatataCATAAGTCCTGTAAAAATGTGCACATCCGCCGTAATCAACAAGCTtattctttttcctctatcttcttgttatggggacATTCAGCCTCCACCGTTGCCAATTTTAATTTAAAGTAGTGTAAATGTTAcaactggttggcatagtgatgccggtttcgattccctcgtggatgcgtcaacaagtgaacacagcaaaggtaagatataaacaatttatttaacgaaaaggatctatgaaacaaaacactggtgctaatgaaaggcaaaccaaagacgctagcataaaagctaggatatacaaaaatgagaactaaactggcacatagacacattaaagagtaagcatgagagctggaataaacaaatggctgagcgtgaaaagctagcgagaatatacatacgatgacagagtgcaggcgtaacttgttgcgtgaaagcaaattatgaacccaggctgaacaaacaaaagaggacggcttataaagtgacggtgataatctgtagcaggtgtgcggggcgtgagcagcaggtgaactgatgagtaaccatggtaatgactaaacaggaagtatgagggtagaacaacgaagtgaataaaaatgcaacaaaccataatatgggaagatcggagtacggagcTTAAcagtaaagttctaacttatatttgtcagtaaactcgccatgaaagcgctaaaacataccggtgtagtgagtttacatttagcacccaaggaacttttgttATTAGAGAGTTCAAGTCAGGCAGTTTTACACAAGAcgcatttccggcgttgttattgcactagtgagccacggatgaagagatgcagctccattattgatttaagtaaagtctgaatgagGAACAGGCCTCCTAATAACTCCATTAGTACGAACTCACACCCACGGATGGGGAGGCGTCATTTAAAGGGGtcttattacaatttttttctacatttaaaacacctcgttgaggtctacataacatgtaatggtgttttttttttgtcaacaatttgcatagattatgttttacagaccattttcaagcttCTTTCTGACTATCTCTTCAGTATGCGTGATTTTGTGGGCTAAATTGACGTCTTCTtctcccgccatctttgttgGTGGGAGAAgaagtttttagcgcttccataggtAGTCTCTTTATAGGTTAGTTTCGAACAATactctactttgtattagaaatggaaacATCGGAGGATGTGTGTGCATTTTATGAGCCGGTCTTCTCCACAACATGAAGATAGCAAAAATGAAGCTTATTATTACAATGGTGGACACGCGCAATGCTTTTTGGGTGAAACTTTACCATATATGGCTAATTTGCATATGTCACCAATAGGAAAAACTTCTCTAAATaagtaaaaaagttaaagtatctattgtcacacacacacactaggtgtggcgaaattatcctctgcatttgacccatccccgttgatcaccccctgggaggtgaggggagcagtgagtagcagcgatggccgtgcccgggaataatttttggtgatttaaccccccattccaacccttgatgctgagtgccaagcagggaggcagtgggtaccatttttatagtctttggtatgactcggccggggtttggactcacgacctaccgatctggGGCAAATTCTAAGTTCACGTGTGAAA
This genomic stretch from Nerophis ophidion isolate RoL-2023_Sa linkage group LG22, RoL_Noph_v1.0, whole genome shotgun sequence harbors:
- the psmg4 gene encoding proteasome assembly chaperone 4, which produces MNEVHNGELSNPISVHNFSERILEQTVHFHIMKLSGAFFLWIGSSPLLSNLAVSMSSKYDSMPLSTLVMGDPSNTAPNSLAQRLAKKTKKQVFVSYSLAATDSSLSLLVENRIKKELDLHPDKF